A window of Ananas comosus cultivar F153 linkage group 4, ASM154086v1, whole genome shotgun sequence contains these coding sequences:
- the LOC109708393 gene encoding annexin D4, with protein MAEEFQALTRAFSGLGGLGVDESTMVSTIAKWQKQPEKRSQFRKGFARFFTPHGSIEKCEDDYMLHLKTEFSRFKNIMVLWAMHPWERDARWAHHVLHKAHPSTIIVEIACTRSSEELLGARKAYQALFHHSLEEDVAYNVKGNYCNLLVGLVSAYRYEGPKVNEELAKSEAKALGNAIKSAGTKGDLLVNDEVIRILTTRSKLHLRATFKHYKEIFGKSIEEDLSSVESLQETVKCLDSPPKYFSQVIDKAFKEGADKRAKDALTRVFVSRAEVDMKEIKEAYNKQYGAKLEDVIAKNTHGYYKEALLSLAGN; from the exons ATGGCTGAGGAGTTTCAAGCGCTCACCAGGGCTTTCTCAG GGCTTGGAGGGCTAGGTGTAGATGAGAGCACCATGGTGTCGACGATCGCGAAGTGGCAGAAGCAACCGGAGAAGCGATCACAGTTCAGAAAAGGATTCGCGCGCTTCTTCACGCCCCACGGTAGCATTGAGAAGTGCGAGGACGATTACATGCTCCACCTTAAAACCGAATTCTCGCGATTCAAG AACATCATGGTGCTATGGGCCATGCATCCGTGGGAACGGGACGCGCGATGGGCGCACCACGTGCTCCACAAGGCCCACCCCTCCACCATCATCGTGGAGATCGCCTGCACCCGATCGTCGGAGGAGCTGCTCGGCGCGCGGAAGGCGTACCAGGCTCTCTTCCACCACTCTCTCGAAGAAGATGTTGCATACAATGTCAAGGGCAACTACTGCAAC CTCTTGGTCGGGCTCGTCAGCGCATACAGGTACGAAGGCCCGAAGGTGAATGAGGAATTGGCGAAATCGGAGGCTAAGGCGCTCGGTAACGCGATCAAGAGCGCAGGCACAAAAGGTGATCTTTTAGTGAATGATGAAGTTATCAGGATTTTAACTACAAGGAGCAAGCTGCATCTCAGAGCCACTTTCAAACACTACAAGGAAATTTTCGGGAAGTCGATCGAGGAG GATTTGAGTAGCGTCGAGAGCTTGCAAGAGACAGTCAAGTGCTTGGATTCGCCTCCTAAATATTTCAGCCAG GTGATTGATAAGGCTTTTAAGGAGGGAGCAGATAAAAGAGCGAAAGACGCTCTGACCCGCGTGTTTGTATCTCGAGCAGAGGTGGACATGAAGGAGATCAAAGAGGCTTATAACAAGCAGTACGGAGCTAAGCTCGAAGATGTGATCGCGAAGAACACTCATGGTTACTACAAGGAAGCATTGCTGTCCTTGGCTGGGAACTGA